The DNA sequence cttctggttcattctgcgaccagtttgcggtcgcagaagcagttttgcgatgcATAACTATTTTAcgatcgcataactattttgcgatcgcataattggtcgcagaattgcatttttccaacctttggtaatttggtcataacgttttTTAGggatgtccaaatgacgaacggtttgaagcgttagaaactagactcaaacatctttcattttataggtaataaaccatataacacttcgtatcatgagagttatgctcatttgaaattgggtcttatgcgaactcacttgaactttagtctattatgaaatttccatcttctacattcgatgccgaaacctatcgaatcaagtccgattgacctcaaattttgcacacaagtcataaataacataaaaaacctattccaattttcagaatcggattccaaccccgatatcaaaaagtcaaccccccggtcaaacttttcaaaaactcaactttcgccatttcaagcctaattctactacggacctccaaataattttccggacatgctcttaagtccaaaataaccatacggagctattgaaatcatcaaaattcaattccgaggtcatttatatATAAGTGAATAtacggtcaacttttccaacttaagttttcaattatgagactaagtgtctcatttcaccctgaaatccttccggacccgaaccaactaacctgataagtcataaatcaattgtaaggcataaattgagcagtaaataggggaacgggcttgtgatactcaaaatgattggtcggatcgttacatctaCCTGGccatctgtctgaggatgaaaagttgtgctgaggtTCACTCTTGTGCCCAATCCTTTCTAAAAGGATTTCCAAAAGTCCGATGTGAACTAAACACCACGATATGAGATGATGGATAAAGGATTCTTATGCAATCGGACAATTTCCTAATtatataacttggcataatcctctgctgaatatgTAGCCTTAACTTGCAAGAAGTGAGCTGACTTGGTAAGtcggtctacaatcacccaaatcgaatcATGCTTCCGAAAGGAACGAGGTAAACCTGTTATGAAGTCCATGtttatcatctcccatttccaaacGGGAATTTCTATACTCTAAGCCAAACCACCAGGCCTTTGGTATTCGgctttcacttgctgacaatttggacacttaGCCACAAAATCTCCAACGTTCTTTTTCATGTCGTTCCACCAATAAatctccttaagatcatgatacatctttgtggaacctgggtgaatagaatacctggaattgtgGGCTTCTGACATAATCCGCTCTCTCAGCCCATCTATGTCTGGAACGCATAGTCTACCTCTgtacctcaaagtaccatcatctcTCCCTTGTTCAAAAGCCGTAGTCTTGTGTTTGTGAATCCCTTCCTTCGACTGCAATAAGTATGGATCACTGAACTGCATTTCCTTCACTTCGGCTACTAAGGAAGATTCAGCCATTTTCTGAAGAACAACGCCACCACCTTCGGAGTCCAAAAGTCGAACTCCTAGACTTGCTAAGAGGTGGACTTCCTTCGTCATAGTTCACTTGTATTACTCAACATGAGCTAAGCTTCCCATAGAACACCGACTGAGAGCATCAGCTATAACATTtgctttccccggatgatagaggatatcaacatcataatctttgagcaattcaagccaccttctctgacGTAGATTCAATTCTCTTTGCTTGAAGATGTACTGGAGATTCTTGTGATCTGTAAAAATGTCAACATGCACCCTATACAAATAATGGCGCCAGATCTTAAGCGCAAATAtcatggctgctaactcaagataatgattcggataattcttctcgtgagccTTGAGTTGTCTCGATGCATAGGCTATGACTTTACCATGCtgtattaatacacacccaagaccaatccctgaagcatcacaataaacaacAAACCCTTCAGTTCCTTCTGGTAGTGTCAAAACTGGAGCTGAAGTCAACATTTTCTTTAACTCCTCAAAACTTTTCTCGCAAGCATCCGACCACTGAAACTTGACCTTCTTttgagtcaatctagtcaaaggggaTGAAATAgaggaaaatccctctacaaaatgatTGCAGCAGCCTGCtagacccaagaaacttcttatATCGGATACTAaggtgggtctaggccaattcttcactacCTTTATTTTCTAAAAATCGACCCTCATGCCTTCGCCTGAGATGACATGGCCCAAAAATACTACTGatttcaaccagaattcacacttaaaaAATTTCGCATATAGCTTGTGATCCTGTAGTGTCTGCAACACAATTCTGAGATGTTCTACATGGCAGTCTTGCTACGGgaataaatcaagatgtcatcaataaatacaataacgaaaaaatcaagatatggcttGAAGATCCTATTCATAAGGTCCATAAAAGTTGTTGGTGCATTCGTTAAACCAAATGACATTACCAAAAATGcaaaatgcccatatcgagtcctgaaagctgCTTTTGGAATATCAAATTCCTTaaccttcaactgatggtatcccgatCTGAGGTCAATCTTGTAATAACACTGGGCACCATGAACTTGATCGAATAAATCATCTATTTTGAGAAGAGGGTACtttttcttgatggtgactttattcaactgacgatagtccatacacatgCGCAAAGATCCATCCTTTTTCGGACAAACATGACCGGTGagccccaaggtgagacacttgGCCTTATAAATCCCTTTATCTAGAAGATCTTTCAATTGGACTTTTAGTTCTTTCAACTCTCTTGgagccattctatagggaggaatagatatcggcttAGTGCTTGGGAGTAGATCAATTCCAAAGTCAATCTCTCTATCGGGAGGGACTCCAAGAAGATCTTCGGGAAATACTTCTGGGAATTCATTTACAATTGGTACTGACTAAGAGTAGGAATCagagcatctgcatctctaactcgaaCCAGGTGATAGATATACCCTTTAGAAATCATCTTTCTGgctttaagataggaaataaacctacccctaGGTGTTACTACATCATCCTTCCATTATAAGACTGGTTCGCCGGGAAATTCGAAACTTACTATTTTGGTTCTACAACCCATTGTGGCATAACAGGACtctaaccaatccatgcccatgaTTACATCGAAGTCTACCATCTTCAATTCTACTAAGTCTGCTACAGTAAAACGATGATACACTTTGACTGGACATCCCCTATAGATTCTTGCTATAACTAATTCTCCAACTGGAGTGGATACTTCAAAGGGTTCACACAACttttctggttctatcccaaatttctTAGCAATATATGGGGTTACATAATATAGGGTGGGTCCCGGATCCATAAGAGCGTAAACATCACAGGTGAAGACTGTTAgcatacctgtgacaacatctccACGAGCCTATGTATCCTAACGGCCTACCAGCGCATACAAGCAGTTCCGACCACCGCCCGTATTACCGGACTTTCAAACACCATGCCCTTGTTGGGCCTGAGAGTTCTGAGGGGTTGCTGAATTAGTGGACTGAGCTACATTGCCTCCATTATTCTGCCTTTCTGATGGATAATCCCCCAAGAAGTGGCCATGCTGACCGCACCCAAAGCAACCATTTGTGCCTGAATGACATACCCCTGGGTGCCTTTTACCACACGTGTTGCAAACAGGGaaaccatggactttgtagtccACACTAGCTTGTGACTGTGAGTCTGCTGCTCTGAAATTTTGGTTTTTCCTGTTAAACTTGGACCTTTGAACTGGTGCACTACCTGAAGATGGAGCAAGTCCTGATTTTGATTTCCTGAAGAACTGGCGATTTCCACCTGCTTGAGATCCCTCACAGCTGAAATTTCCTGCAGACTTAGCTCTCTTGCTGAATTCCCTATCTTTCTCTCTCTTTAGCCGCTCTTCTTCCTTCAACCTGTCTTGTCGTTCCCTTGAACAAAGACAACCATTTTAGTAATGGTCATGTCATTGTTTTGAGCAGCTATATTAGCATCAGCAAACAAATCATCTTAAAGCCCTAACACAAACCGCCTAACTCTGGCCCTCATATCACGTACCATTTCCGGAGCATACTTGGCCGGAGAGACGAACTTGAGGTAATACTCATTCACACTCATCCCATTCTGTTTGAGTCTCTCAAACTTTAAAGCCTTAGCTTCCAAGACCTCAATGGGTAGAAAATTCTCAAGGAACACATCCGCAAACTCCTTCCAAGTCACAGGAGCCAAATCCCCCCCCCCCTCAGGACTCTTCCCATGTTTCATACCAAGTGTTAGCAACATCCTTCAGCTGGTACGCAGTAAGCTCTGCTGCCTTAGTGTCTGTAGCATGCATCACTCGAAATATCTTTTGAACCTTATCAATGAAGTTTTGCGGATCCTCATCCTTTCTGGACCATGTGAAAACTGGAGGTTTCATGTTGAGGAATTCTTTGGACCTGGAACTACCAGTCTCATGAACAACACTTTTTCCCTGCCTTTGAGCCTGAGTAGCAACAATTTGGGTGAGAAACTGGATAGCTCCCCTAACATCTATGTCTGAAGTATTGGGCACTGAGCCCGATGCAACTCCCTGGGCCGGAGTGTCCTCTTCCTGAGCAGCATTAGTCGTAGCCCCTTGGCTAGTAACTGAGGCCCTCTTGGTGTACTTTTTTTTTGCAGGCATTTTTTTTGAAATACGCAATTAACACGAGTTAGAAGGATTCCTAAAAGCATAGCTCTAACTGCATGATCTAGAGTATGAAAGAAATGGAGCAATCCTAGATCTTGGTGGTTAACTGTTTATACGTGTGGCGCGCATACACACATAAAATTTGACCTTACCGGACACGGCTTCATAGACTCCTTAGGACTCTtgaacctaggctctaataccaagctttgtcacgccccgaaccgtGGCCTAGGCATAAcacggcacccggtgcctaactacatatgaccgagcgaaccaactggaTACCTGGATCAACATGCGGTATAACTGTAAGCTGAATATAAACATGTAACATATTGATCTACTAAAGAGTATGACTGAAATATCATAAATGCGGAAAGTACTGAAAAGTCTGGAAGTATAAATGAGTAGCtgacaaggctaacacataaaaGCATGCTAATATCTAACTGACTGGGCTatagtctacgaagcctctaaagaATACTGAAATACTAAATGTTTACCGAGACAAGATCCTCGGTATACCTTATTAACTAAAATACTATAAAGACTGAAAGAAAAGAGGGATAATGCCTCGAAAGACAAGGGCTCACAAATAGTTGATACGAGATGCCCTAGCAAGTAGAgtcgtcaacctgtaaatcattacctgcatcgcGAGATGCAGGCCACGGgcaaaaaaggacgtcagtatatTTGAATTATGCTGGTATGTAaaacaactgaaagaaagaactgtaaatactgaaactgaaactgaactgataactgataattgataactgaGAATAGataaggaagtaaggatatgaatactccctcttctgaatgatgaaccacgTGTTTATCTGAATattaaactgcggcctcaggcccgatatatatatatatatatatatatgtgcacaatctacggcctcgggcccaattatacgtatacataactgtggcctcatgcccaaaaatgcataaagcataaactgcaacctcaggcccaaagatgcataaagcatcaACTGCGGCCttaggcccaaatacaggtgttcaacattcagggatttaaaatcaggaaatgagaatcatactgcaatacatAATACTAAAATACcgaatcatattgagttacatgatactggaatgtTGAATAGAACTAGACTGGGACATGTATTCATAATAAACTAATTTGTCACAATTGAGGCTTATAAGATATTGAATGAATTACGAACTATGTCATCTAGAGAAAAGAAGTTCTACAACCATTCATGGAACTGAGGCATAATTACTTGCTGAGGAATTCATAATAGTCATAAAGAATTAGATGTAGGGAGAATCATAAATATTCCTAacgtagagagttagcctcacataccttaacttcctgctcttgagcgtaatacaacgtttgtcaaccctttcaactttaatctatatcaatacaagtcaaagggattcaatattagcaataatactcatgttttggtcacttaggcattttatcaaacacttgtgGGTATAAAGCTTCATAGTCCTTATTAATCGTGTTTTTACACCCAATAACACATTCTCTTgctcctagataaattctaaaatctcaaatgaTTATAATCAGCACcattcttcatcacccataagataaatAACACCCTTAactaataatcaacaatcaacaacccaaacctataaccgttcatgcttttctgttaaacccatcaactcatatccCATGAACTAGAGTCTATCGTCATTAATATAATACTATAATCAAGTAGAGGGTGAAGATATTATCTTTTTGACATTCAATCCTCTTAAATTCGAGTCCTAGAGTTTCTTTTCTTAACAATGATGTTCCTATCCAGTATTTAATGATTTAAAGGGTTTATCCATGTTAATAAGAtgttgaaaaattaaaattaagttaGAATCATCATTAGAACTCACCTTGAATGGTGTAGGAACCGTGGGAgaggttaggttcttgagagcttccctttctagagcaagcTTTTGTGTTATGGGGTGTGGGGAACGAAGTAGGGCTTTAAAATGACCCCCCGGGTGCGCCCTCATGCACCTTAAGGCGCAACCGCTCACCTGAACGCGCAGAAGGGCAGTAGCACTGCCA is a window from the Nicotiana tomentosiformis chromosome 10, ASM39032v3, whole genome shotgun sequence genome containing:
- the LOC138899698 gene encoding uncharacterized protein, giving the protein MTKEVHLLASLGVRLLDSEGGGVVLQKMAESSLVAEVKEMQFSDPYLLQSKEGIHKHKTTAFEQGRDDGTLRYRGRLCVPDIDGLRERIMSEAHNSRYSIHPGSTKMYHDLKEIYWWNDMKKNVGDFVAKCPNCQQVKAEYQRPGGLA
- the LOC138899699 gene encoding uncharacterized protein — its product is MPAKKKYTKRASVTSQGATTNAAQEEDTPAQGVASGSVPNTSDIDVRGAIQFLTQIVATQAQRQGKSVVHETGSSRSKEFLNMKPPVFTWSRKDEDPQNFIDKVQKIFRVMHATDTKAAELTAYQLKDVANTWERQDRLKEEERLKREKDREFSKRAKSAGNFSCEGSQAGGNRQFFRKSKSGLAPSSGSAPVQRSKFNRKNQNFRAADSQSQASVDYKVHGFPVCNTCGKRHPGVCHSGTNGCFGCGQHGHFLGDYPSERQNNGGNVAQSTNSATPQNSQAQQGHGV